The genomic region GCTTATCGAGCCCGTACTGGGCCCTTAACCTTTCGCGCATCTCTGGGGTGAATTTGGGATTAAAATCCGCCATGGGGCTTATGGGCTCGCCAGGTGCCAGGCGGATAATAAAAAACGAGATAAGCGTGATGCCCCAAAAGGTAATAAAAAGGCTTAGCAAACGTTTTAAAAACCAGTTAGCCATGCCCTACCCTAACCCTTTTAAGTTCAGCCTCAGAGGGCCGCAAATAAATGGGAAGCAGTTTTAAAGGGTCATCGACTAACCCTGAAAGAAAACGCTTGCGCGCAACAAACCCTATGTTTGCTGCACGAGGATGATCAAGATGAGCTGGCGCTCTCAAAAATTTGTCCCCTAAAATGGGTTTTAATTTTTCAGAGAAAGCCTCTGCGCCATCGCCCACAAAAATGACAGGTTCTTTGATGTAGTTGGCAAGTTTTTCGGGGCCAAGAAGAGAAGAGGGAAGAATCTCTTTTGGTTCGCCTTTTTCGAATTTATACAAGGCAGCGTAAAGCTGCTTTCGTCTAGCATCAAGCGCCGCACAAACAAGCTTGTCTGTTAAGAAAAGCTGATGAGCAAGGGCTAAAAGGGTCCCCACACCTATCAAGGGGAGCCCTGTGGCAAAATGAAGGCCTTTTGCTGTGGCAAGGCCTATACGGAGCCCTGTAAAACTTCCCGGGCCAATGCTTACCCCAATAGCGGAAAGATCGCTAAGAGAAAGTCCAAGGCGTTTTAAAAGAAACTCTGCCGAGGAAAGTAACCTTCTCGAGTGGGTTTCAGCGCTGGCAAGGGTTATCTCCCCAAGGACTTTTTCCCCTACGATAGCAACCCCGCCTACCGGGGTTGCGGTTTCAATGGCCAAAACCAGTTTTTCTTGTTGGAGGCTAGATTTAAAATCCAGCATAAATTGGTATGATAGGCTTAAGAGAGAGATTTGCAAGCTATGGAAAACAAAAAAGATTTCCTTGCTCAAACGATTCTTTTTAAGGGGCTTTCTCAGGAACAACTTGAGGCCCTAAGCCGAATCACTTACCCTAAGAGCCTTAAAAAGGGCGAAATCATCTTTACCGAGGGTGAACCAGCCCGAGGGTTTTATTTAATTCACCAGGGAAGGGTAAAAATTTTTAAAGAGTCCCCCAGCGGAAAGGAGCAAATCCTTCATATCCTAGGTGATGGCGAGCCTTTTGGGGAAGTGCCTGTCTTTGCTGGTCTTGATTTTCCTGCAAATGCCTTGGCACTTAGCCCCTGTAAACTCTTTTATATTCCGCGCCAAGAATTCGTAGCCCTTATCAGGGAAGACCCGTCTCTTGCCCTGAACATGCTGGGCATTCTTAGCAGACGCTTGCGTCAATTGGTAAACATGGTGGAAGCCCTATCGCTTAAGGAAGTTTCCGAAAGGCTTGCATCTTATCTTCTTTATCTTAGCGAGCAAACTGGTAAGCCACATTTTGACCTTGGCATGAACAAGAGCCAACTTGCGAGTTTCCTTGGCACTTCTCCTGAGACCCTTTCACGCATGTTTAGCAAACTTCAAAGACTTGGACTTATCAGGGTAAAGGGCAAAGAAGTTGAGATTTTAGCAAGAGAAGGCCTTGCTGAGATTGCCGCAGGTATTAAACTTTTTTCGTTTTAAACTTCAAAGAGATCTTCACAAAATGTTCAAGACCAGTGTTGCAGGCACGCTCCAGGGATCCAATGTCATTTTTTAGAGACCTTATGCAAAATTGCCAAGATCAGTATTGCAAGCACAACCGCAAGGGATCCGTTCCCATTTTTCGCTACGAAAAATAGGAACGGATCCCGGAACGGGCCTTAAGAAAAGGTGTTCAAAGGTCTCTTTTTAGATTTTGGCAATCAGGCAGCTTATTTACGCAAATTTTCAAAAAATTTTTAGAGAATATTAAATGACAATGATTTATAGGTTTTGACACAAAATAAATCTATCTTCAAAATTTCTATATAAAAAACAAATATTTTTAAAAGGTATAAAAGGAGGCTTTATGGACAAAATCAATTTGAAACGAAGAGATTTTTTTAAGGGGACAGGTGCTCTTCTTTTGGGTGTGGCGGCGGGAAAAATTCTTCCAGTTTCTGACGCCCAGGCAAAAGGTGTAAATGTTGAAAAATGGCCCTGGCCTTATGAAAAATTAGACCCGGTAGAAACAGCAGAGATTGCTTATAAACAATGGTACAAGTGGTTCTGTGGTGCATCGGTAGTTCATAGCGTGTTTTACCAGCTGCGTAAAAAAATAGGCGAACCATATACATTGTTTCCTGTAGAAGCTTTTATTTTTGCAGAAGGAGGAGTTGCCGGGTGGGGAACCATTTGTGGTTCATTGCTTGGCGCCAATGTAGTTACAAACGTTATCATAGGCCCGCGTACTGGAGGAAGCCACTTAGGTGCGCTTATGGGAAGTGAAATAATGGAGTGGTACTGTGAAGCTAATATGCCGGTATACGTACCTAAAAAGCCCAAGGTTCCTGTAGATAAGATTCCACACACTGTTTCTAATTCTCCTCTGTGTCACGTCTCCGTTGGAAAATGGATGAAAAAGGCTAACAAGCCATTAGGCAGCCCTGAAAGACGTGACCGATGTGCCAGAGTAACCGCAAGTGTTGCTTATCATTTGGTAGAGTTATTGAACAAATGGAAAGATGGGAAGTATGAAACCGAGGGAGAATTTCCTTCTGGTGATTATAGCATCCCTGCACAGCACAATTGTGAAGAATGCCACGGTGATAATGTTCCTGAACCCCCAGGAAGTGAGGACTAATTATTAGTGGTATTAAAAAAGGCCGCCTATCTGAGGCGGCCTTTTTATTTATTGAGTTGGGGGTTTCCAAAAAACAGGACGCAAGCGATCATAACTTTTCGGTGCATGGCACCCTACGATACAAGTTCCTCCTGTAGGGGTCTTTTTGAACGAAATGGGGTAAGCCCAGGCCCCAAAAGGCACTTCATAGCGGATGTGTTTTGCCTGGTTGCTTGCATGGGGATCATGACATGCTATACATGTCCTTCCTTTTTTTCTATGAACATGTAAGTAATGTAAGTTGAATTCTCCATCTCGGAAATTAGTTAATACATTTGTAAGTTTATTTCGAGCAATATCTTTGTTATGACAAGCAAAACATAAATCATAGTTTTCTGGCTTATAATCGATATAAAATTTAGGTGGAAAATATTTTACTAGTAGAGAAACATATTGAGAGCCATGCACATTGTGACAAGCTATACAATCTCCTGTTTGCACAGGGCCATGTTTGAATTTTGATTCCTTGATATAGTCTCCTAGATCAACGTGGCAATTAAAACACAAGGTCGTCAAATCGTTAGCTAACAGTAGTTCATAATTTGAAGAATGTGGACGATGGCAAGCTACACAATCGCCATTTTTTACAGGTTTATGTGGATATTTTTCATTCATAGCAGTAAAGATTTCAGGCGTTAATTCCTGATGACACGTGGCACACAGCTTCTCTTTTTGTTTTATTAATTGGAAACGATAAGGAGAACTATGAGGATCATGACACTGACTACAATCTTCCTGGGCAGGATCGTGAACAAATTTCATAGTAAAGTCTTCTTTTCTGTCTTGATGACACTCAAAACATACTTGTCCTTTTTCAGGTGGTGCCATAAGGAGTGCTTTATAATCCGATGCGTGAGGGGAGTGACAGGCAATGCAATCACCCGTCGCCACAGGACCATGCATATGTTTTTGGGTAAACATTTCTTTTTCATGACAGTTAAAACACAAACTACTAATTGTTTTTCCATCTCCTTTTAATTGAAAACGCATATTTGATTGATGGGGGTCATGACAATCGATACAACCTTCTTCTACGGGAACATGTACTATTTCTTTGGCAAATTCCTCTTTTTTTGCTTGGTGGCATGAAAAACAAAGATCTTGGCCTGTTTTGCTAAGTTCTAATTCATTAAAAGAACCATGGGGAGAATGACAGGCAATGCATACCTTGGCGCCTACTGGCCCGTGCACAAAAGGAGCTTTACCCTGGGTAGCATGACAATTACCAGTAGTACAATTAGCTTGTGCCGGGACATTTCTTTTAAAATTGTACTTCCCTCTTCTAAAAGAATGGCATTCTTTACATGATATCAATTCAGGGTCTTTGTGGACAAAAAAGTGTTTAAAACCTTTAGGTGGCTTCATACCCTTTTTTTGTTCCTTAGGGGAGAGATAAAAAATTTCATATTTTATGGAGACACCATCAGCAGAAATTTTCAGTCTGTTGAGACCCTTTTTCAGTTCTATAATGGCCCCAAAGGCTCCTGCGTCGGGAATGATTTTACCGCGAGGAGAAACAACCTTTACTCCTTTGATTTCTATCTTTTTAACCTCGCCGGATACCGTTCCTGCGAGAAAAATTCTTTTTTCTGTAACCCATACTTTGTTAGGAGGAGAAAAAATTTCAATTTGTACAGCTGCATT from Thermodesulfatator atlanticus DSM 21156 harbors:
- the tsaB gene encoding tRNA (adenosine(37)-N6)-threonylcarbamoyltransferase complex dimerization subunit type 1 TsaB is translated as MLDFKSSLQQEKLVLAIETATPVGGVAIVGEKVLGEITLASAETHSRRLLSSAEFLLKRLGLSLSDLSAIGVSIGPGSFTGLRIGLATAKGLHFATGLPLIGVGTLLALAHQLFLTDKLVCAALDARRKQLYAALYKFEKGEPKEILPSSLLGPEKLANYIKEPVIFVGDGAEAFSEKLKPILGDKFLRAPAHLDHPRAANIGFVARKRFLSGLVDDPLKLLPIYLRPSEAELKRVRVGHG
- a CDS encoding Crp/Fnr family transcriptional regulator, which translates into the protein MENKKDFLAQTILFKGLSQEQLEALSRITYPKSLKKGEIIFTEGEPARGFYLIHQGRVKIFKESPSGKEQILHILGDGEPFGEVPVFAGLDFPANALALSPCKLFYIPRQEFVALIREDPSLALNMLGILSRRLRQLVNMVEALSLKEVSERLASYLLYLSEQTGKPHFDLGMNKSQLASFLGTSPETLSRMFSKLQRLGLIRVKGKEVEILAREGLAEIAAGIKLFSF
- a CDS encoding C-GCAxxG-C-C family protein; the protein is MDKINLKRRDFFKGTGALLLGVAAGKILPVSDAQAKGVNVEKWPWPYEKLDPVETAEIAYKQWYKWFCGASVVHSVFYQLRKKIGEPYTLFPVEAFIFAEGGVAGWGTICGSLLGANVVTNVIIGPRTGGSHLGALMGSEIMEWYCEANMPVYVPKKPKVPVDKIPHTVSNSPLCHVSVGKWMKKANKPLGSPERRDRCARVTASVAYHLVELLNKWKDGKYETEGEFPSGDYSIPAQHNCEECHGDNVPEPPGSED
- a CDS encoding cytochrome c3 family protein; translation: MKHNSNLLRAGLGIIILLVFPYVVNAAVQIEIFSPPNKVWVTEKRIFLAGTVSGEVKKIEIKGVKVVSPRGKIIPDAGAFGAIIELKKGLNRLKISADGVSIKYEIFYLSPKEQKKGMKPPKGFKHFFVHKDPELISCKECHSFRRGKYNFKRNVPAQANCTTGNCHATQGKAPFVHGPVGAKVCIACHSPHGSFNELELSKTGQDLCFSCHQAKKEEFAKEIVHVPVEEGCIDCHDPHQSNMRFQLKGDGKTISSLCFNCHEKEMFTQKHMHGPVATGDCIACHSPHASDYKALLMAPPEKGQVCFECHQDRKEDFTMKFVHDPAQEDCSQCHDPHSSPYRFQLIKQKEKLCATCHQELTPEIFTAMNEKYPHKPVKNGDCVACHRPHSSNYELLLANDLTTLCFNCHVDLGDYIKESKFKHGPVQTGDCIACHNVHGSQYVSLLVKYFPPKFYIDYKPENYDLCFACHNKDIARNKLTNVLTNFRDGEFNLHYLHVHRKKGRTCIACHDPHASNQAKHIRYEVPFGAWAYPISFKKTPTGGTCIVGCHAPKSYDRLRPVFWKPPTQ